A stretch of DNA from Coccidioides posadasii str. Silveira chromosome 1, complete sequence:
TACCAAATCCATACTTGAGGCGCGAAACAAATGTGCTAACATCAGCTATAGTCGCCGCGTTTTTTACCAGCTGCACTATTTCGAGTACTTCTGGGCCATGGGATTCTGCGGCTCGATCTAAATCCTGGCCTTCCCGGATAGCTGCAGCGACTTCGGAAAGTTTCGCGCCCTGTAGGGTTTGCCTTAGGTGAGAATGGGCCGGCGAGTTAATTAGGCCCAAGGCAATATTTTCAAAAATAGAGCGTTCCAGGAGACAGGGCTCCTGCTGTACAAGACTGACGTAGCTCCTCAAAAATTGCACACCGATATCCTTTATATCGTGTCCATCGATCATTATACAGCCGTCATCTGGATCATAGAACCGCATCATCAAGCTTGCGACGGTCGACTTGCCGCTCCCCGATAGGCCCACTATTGCGGTTTGCTTGCCTTCCGGGCAATTAAAAGAGACGTTCTGCAGCACCGGTTTATCTGGCCGCGAACCATAAGTGAAAGAGACATTCTGTAGCTGAATGTGTCCAACGACGTTCGGAATTCCTTGGTTAATGTTTTCGTTTGCCCCGTTAATTTTTGGCTTCCTATCAATATCTTTCTCCAGCTGTTGAAAAGCCACACTCGCAGAATCAAAAAATTGGAAAAATGGCGCCATCGTGCTAAGGATCAAAGATGCTAAGGGAAATGAAGTCAGTAACCAAATGCAATAGTGCCGTCGAATCAGACACACCATCTACTAAAATAACAATGACCGTATATGTAGATCCAACCGTGGCCCCCGTGCCACCGGAAGCCACTGAATCCGCAATCTTTTTGGACCCCAACCAGTACGCAAGTGCATTTGCAGAATATGCAATAAAAAAAAGCAATCCCGCCTGAATCGCTGCAGTAATAGCCTTTTTTATTCCCGCTATTTTCGCTCTCCCGAGAGAGTTTGAAAATTTCGATTCCAGGCGAGTATTTGCCGTCAATGCGTGTACGACCATAATATTCGATAAGGCTTCTAAAGCGACAGATGTTGACGAAGCCACGTTCTCAGTAATTCGACCGGTGTATTTTTGAACAAAGTAGCTACCGACGAGGGACATGAGCATAAACGCCGGCAGGAGGGAGACGAGTGCCCCTCCGAGTTGAGCATCTTTCATGAAAGCGACAACATATCCAGTCACGAAAAAAGAGATGCTGTTTAAAACAAGTCCCACTTTCTCAGAGGTTCCATTTTGAATGGTCGCGATATCTCCATTGAGACGAGAAGATACTGCACCAGCGGGCAAGTCGTCGAAGAAGGCGACATCCTGATTCAGGAGGGCCTTGAAGTACTTTTGGCGAATTCTTTGCGCAAGTCTTTCGCCTGTCAGACTCCAACAAACGATGGAAATATATGCCAAAATTAAGTAGGCAATTCCAATATAGACAACTTTCAGCACTTGTTCGTTCACGGCAGACTGATAAGAAGAAGGACTTGTGAATCCTGCGTTGCAAGTCGCAGAGTTAAGGTCATCAACCACCTGGCCAAAGAGTACACCCAGCAGCGGAAACGAAACCCCAGACGCAATGGCAGCTATTACACCGCCAAGTAGAAGCAGTATATCGTAGAAAGTAGGATCCGCGTATACAAAAAGCCTTAGATATGATGTAAACGTTCGCGTACGGCTCTATACATGTTTGTTAGCACTCGCACCGAGATCAACCCTACTGTGGCGTCTATACCTTTGGAGCTTTTGAAGAATTGTCACTCGACTCTCCATTAGTGGCAGTCATGATCAAAGCGAGGTGTCTTCGATACCACTTTGGATGTGATCAGGCGATATTCGTCACTGAATATCAAATGCTCATCTTTCATACCATAGCCAAGTCAATCATCCATTTTGAGAGCTGTTGAGCAGGTCGAATACGAGTCTTCCATCGCAAAAGAAAGCTCACTACATTCAAGGACAAAGGCCTAGCTTCTACCACTTGAATCATATAAGCTTGGCAACGATCCGCTCCCCGGCGTTGGGTCGTGACCACTAAGGAAGGTGTATGGTATGGTATGGTATGGTATGTTATGTGTTATCTGTACAGGCAGTGACAATTACAGTATTGAAATACAGGCTGCGTATGGACTGTATTGTACTGCGCTAAACCGGTAAAGAGGGCCATAATCTTATCAGATTATCGCCAAGCCAAGCCATTGAGTCAATTGCTTGCCGGTCCGGGTTTAGCCGTGTAAATTTTGTCCCTGCATGTCAAACTCAATTTGCCACTCTAGCgatcagataagataaaTCCCGCGTGGTGCTCCGGGATTGTCCGTGGAGGAAGGATTAAAGTTATCTGATCCGTCCCATGTTCGCCGGTGGAGTCGTCCACTTTGACACGAGCACGCACGCTTTCCGGGCTTCGGTAAACGTAACAGCGTCAAATGCGCGTTTTGTTCGGAGCAGAGTTAAACACAATGGAGCTTTCATTCCCCACCCTATTAGGGCGGAACtgggcctttttttttccaagtCCGAGATCCTGCAGAATTGGGCGCCAGCCGCATTTGGCCTGGTGGCCGGTTCCGGGATCCAAAGATAGGCCCCAAGGTCTCGATGAACTTTGCCCTGACTGCCACAATTTGGGACAAAATTTGCGGCCGATATAGTTAAGTCATGCGGTGAGCGGGAACAGGTGCTTAGCAACCATGCAAGAGACAAGGGAGCAACAGCTGCGCCTTATGACTTAGGAATTTCCGTGCGACAATACAAACTTTGCATTGTTTAGCCAATGCCCAAAAAATTATCTTTcatctttatcttcttctatcACAACCGTCAGAATGAATACCCCGAATTCTCAAAACGGACGTGCAGAGAACGGTGTAAACGGTCAAGAAGGGCCCCTTGTCTTTAGGGAACCTGCGTTTGCCCTTAAGTCCAACGAAGAGTTGGCAGAATCCCTTCTGCTTGGTTGGATACTTCTTCTATATCGAGGTAACAATTCGAGTGAAGACGCCAGTTTCTCATGCGAATATGGATCACGAGGAGACGATGCCCCAAAAGAGGGCGTCTCGGGACTTATAACAGATGTGATTTTGGAAGAAGTAGAACAAGTATCCTTGCTCCTCGAGAGAGTGCGGAATATACTACGGAGATGTCGAATATCCAATACGGACCCCGGAAAATGGAAAATCTTCTCTGCCGTATTATCCAATTCCGCTGCGTTAACAGAAGATTCAAGGAGAGAAGTGCCTAACGTATGCAATTTTCTGAGAACCCTTTATATGGAGCTCGGGCTGATTTATTAGGAACCGTTTTGCATTGAAGCCCAAATCTCAGGGGAAGAGCTCTCCATAAACAAAATACAAACTCCCGCTCTTAAATCCCCCTCCATGGTCAACATCTCCGTGCAGGCATTCGTGGAAATTTTAGATTCGATTTTGTCCGACACCAACCAAACGATTGCACAGGCGATCCGAGTTACGAACAACGAACTTGATAAGATCTGGGAATGGAATGAGACAGTTCCTCCTACGATCGATACTTGCATCCACGACATCTTCATTGAAAATGCATCTCGACACCCTGAACGCCCTGCCGTCGTTTCTTGGGATGGTGAGCTATCCTATCGTGAAGTTGACGAATTCTCAACTCAACTCGCTATGCAACTGATCAACAGCAATGTCAAGATTGGCGAACCGGTTATGCTCTGTTTCGAAAAGTGTATGTGGACGGTTGTTGCTGTACTCGCGGTGATGAAATCAGGTGGCACCTTGGTGCTTACTGACCCAAGTCAACCGGAGGCGCGCCTGCAAACTATAGCGACAGAAGTAAACGCACGACTGATTTTGACGTCAGAGACGCAAGCAAAACTAGGAGCCAGGATATCTTCGACAGCCTCCATAGTAAGTGTTGGGCCTGGCATTTTCCAGAGTCGCACCCAAGAAGTCTCCAAATCCACCTTGCCGAAAGTCCCTGGATCGTCAGCGCTGTACATAATCTTCACGTCAGGAAGTACAGGCAAACCCAAGGGTGTGGTCATCTCCCACACAAATTACACCAGTGGTGCAATACCTCGAGCAGCAGCAGTCGGCTATAACGCCACCTCTCGGGTTCTTGACTTCCCTTCGTATGCATTTGACGTTAGTATCGACTGCATGCTTTGCACCCTGGCGAATGGCGGTTGCATCTGTGTTCCATCAGAAGACCAACGAGTCAATGACCTTGGCGGCGCTATAAGAGACATGAACGTAAACATGGCGCACATGACTCCGTCAGTGGCCCGTGTCTTAGACTCGGACATTCTAGAGTCATTGGATGTTCTCGGTCTCGGGGGGGAAGCTGTATCAGCTAGAGATGCTGCGGTATTTGGTCATAAAACCAAGGTCATCATTGCATACGGGCCTTCCGAATGCACTGTAGGCTGCACTATCAACAATGATGTTGGTACGGACCGAACATATACTACTATCGGCAAGGGAGTTGGATGTGCCACATGGATAGTGGACCCGGCCGATCATGACCGTTTGACGCCTGTCGGAGCAGTGGGAGAGCTTTTAGTCGAAGGCCCAATCGTTGGAAAAGGCTATCTTAACAATCTCGCCAACACGTCTACAGTATTCATAGAAAACCCTCCGTGGCTTGTTTCCGGAAATGGTAACGTGCCAGGGAGGCAGGGAAGGCTTTATAAAACAGGCGACCTGGTTAAATATGACCCAGATGGGTCTGGGTCAATTTTTTTCGTGGGGCGAGCAGATCAGCAGGTGAAGCTGAGAGGTCAGCGAGTGGAGCTAGGGGAAATCGAGTATCACTTGCGAACGAAATTACCCCCGGGCACAATGTCCGCTGTCGAAGTTATCACACCCGGGGGGAACAAAGAGAGCGCCACTTTGGTAGCTTTCATCGCAGAGCAGAATACAGAAAGCGCTGAGAGTATAGACAGTCAGGCTGTCTCGTTTTCTCCTGGACTATTGCAGGTTCTAGCTGATATTCAAAGTGAACTCGGTGTCGTGCTCCCACGATACATGATTCCGGCGGCATATATCCCCTTGAAGGAAATACCGCTACTGGTTTCATGCAAGACAGATCGGAAGCAGTTGAGAGCTATCGGGGCGGCTATGTCACGCAGAGACCTTGCAAAGCTCAAAATAACTGCCGTCGAAAAGCACGAAGTCCGGACGGATATGGAACGCCGGCTGCATGGCCTGTGGACCCGAGTACTTGGGGACGGAACTGAAATAAACACCAACGACAACTTTTTCGATGCAGGAGGTGATTCTCTCAAAGCCATGAAGCTCGTCGCGGCGGCCCGACAACAAAAGCTAAAGCTCACGGTAGCCGAAATTTTTGGGCATCCAACACTCCAAGATATGGCTTTGATGGTAAAACAAATCGACACAGATATACACATCGATATTCCCCCATTCTCCCTTCTGCCGAGCACATGGGCAGGACTGGATCCCCGCACGGACGTAGGAAATCTCTGCAGTATTGAAGCTTCGGCTATTGAAGACATATATCCATGCACGCCTCTGCAAGAAGGGCTTATGGCCCTTTCTGCAAAGATTAGCGAGGCATACGTTGCCCAGAGGGTTGTTGAACTTTCGGACTGGGACACTGCCGTCAAACTCAAAGCCGCATTTGACACTACTATCGCCGATTGTCCAATTTTGCGTACTCGAATCGTCCAAGTTCCACGTCATGGCCTGATGCAGGTAATAATCAAGGAAAATATCACATGGCACTCGAGCAACAGTCTGGAACAGTATCTTCAAGAAGATCGTGAAACCCCGATGGGGTTAGGCACAGCTCTCTCCCGTTTTGCGCTCATTGAGGATCAAACGACGTGTAAAGTACACATCGTACTCACGATCCATCACGCACTATACGATGGATGGTCAATGCCATTAGTTGTTGAACGTGTCAATGGAGCATATAACGGTATAAAAATGGAAAGGCCCACTCCTTTTAGGTCTTTCATTAAGTACCTCAATGACATGGATCGCGCCGCTTCTGAGAGCTACTGGATGGAACAGTTACAGGGAGCAAGTAGCTTGCAGTTTCCAGTTCTTCCCGAGCCAGGATACCAGCCTCAAGCCGAATCTTTGCTAGAGCATTATATCCCGCTCACAAAAAGATCAGCATCGAGTACAAGTATTGCAACGGCGATTCGAGGCGCATGGGCTCTCCTAGCATCTGAATACACTATGACTGATGACGTAGTCTTCGGTGAAACTTTGACCGGCCGAAACGCTCCAATAGAAGGGATCGAGCAGATCGAGGGGCCTATGATCACCACAGTGCCTATACGCATTCACGTTGACAAAATGAAGAGCGTGTCAGACTACCTAAAGGAGATCCACAAGGAAGGCATATCGCGCATCCCTCATGAGCATCTAGGCCTGCAGCATATTCGACGACTAAACTCAGACGCCCGTGAGGCTTGTGAGTTAAGGACCGGTCTGGTTATACACCCAACAACGGAGGCGGATGACATTAATGGTCATGAAGCAAATCCTGCGGATGGATTTGTTCCCGCCGGAGACATCGAAGCCGCGAGCGAAGCCTTAAAATTTAACTCATACTCTTTGATGTTAGTATGCTCACTTGACCCGCGAGGAATTTTAGTTATGGCAAGTTTCGATTCGAAAACGGTTGATGTACCACAGATGAATAGGGTTTTAAGACAATTAGGCCATATAGTCCAGCAATTTTGTGAACAGCCAAACAGCAAAGTTGCAGATGCGTTATCTTCGGCAGAAGAAGACGTTCTCGAGTCGCTGCGTCTCAGCAGGCTAGGGCCTAGCAGCTTGGATGAAAAGATAAACACAATGCCCGGGCACGAACTTTCAGGTGCCGTCGCAACATGGATCGTCAATCCTGCCATTCCAGACCATGTGCTCCCGGTCGGTGCCGTGGGTGAACTATTAGTCGAGGGCCCGTTCGAATCATCCCTGCCAGCTGTTGATACTCCCCTGTGGCTCATCGGGAAAGATACCAATAATGGTAGCTCCAAAAGACAAATTTATAAGACCAACAAACTTGCGAAATATCGAAGTGATGGGACTATAATATTCCTTAGCCGTGTTAACTCTCAGAAGCCAGTCGACAAAGCGAAGCGAACCCCAGTTGCGCGAAGGCATTCTGGGGGTATGACAGCGAAGGAGCAAAAGCTTGTGCATCTCTGGGGCCGCGTGCTCGGGATGGATGAAAGCGAGATTGATATCAAGGATAGCTTTTTCGAATTAGGCGGGGATTCTATCGGCGCGATGAAATTAGTTTCGGAGGCAAGAATGGAAGGCTTCAAACTCACCGTCGCCGAAGTGTTCAAACACAAATACCTCAACGAGTTGGCCGAGGTGCTTGTAGAATTCCAGCCCCCAAAAGCGCCAACCGTTAATGCCAACACGGAATTCTCATTGCTTGATACTCGAGACGTCAAAGCGTTTGTTTCCGAGGAAATTCGGCCCAGCCTTGCGAACCAGTCCTGGAAAATATTGGATGTCTTGCCGGCCCGTCCCCTCCAAACGATTGCAGTGAAAGGAACCGTCCAATTGCCCCGGTATTCCGCGCGCTACGAACTTTTCTACTTCAATAATCATGTTGATGAGGCCCGTCTGTTCGAAAGTTGTCAGGAATTAGTGACAAGAAATGAGATTCTCCGAACGGTCTTTACGAAAGTTGATGGGCGGTATTACGGGATTGTTCTGGAGCAGGTGGGCGTCCCGATAGAAGTGCACGAGATCGAGAGAGATATTGAAACCTATGCCCACAATCTCTGCCATCTCGATGTTGAGACAACCATGCCACTGGGCTCTTCATTTGTGAAATTCCTATTCGTGAGGTGCACCGATGGTCGAGGTTGCTTAATTCTGCGGATTTCGCATGCACAATACGACGAGATATGCCTCCCTGTACTTCTTCGGCAGTTGTCTGCTCTGTACGAGCGCAAAGTTGTGCCCAAGGCGCTGCCGTTTTCCTCATATGTACAGCACGTTGTCAAGGAAAACATCCCACAAAGCATCCAATACTGGAGAGAGTTATTAAAGGGGTCTGCGCTAACAGTGCTGCGCCCTGAAACACCACTGGAATCCAAAATCCCAGCCGCCGTCTATAAGACGTTTGACATATCAGCTCGGCCTAAGGATATCACAGTGGCCACCATTCCCACGGCTGCCTGGGCGCTCTGCCTCGCCAAACGCCTCTCCCTTCGAGATGTAACATTTGGGGAGGTCGTCAGTGGGCGTAACATTGATTTTCCAAATAGCGATATAGTGATGGGTCCGTGCTGGCAGTATATTCCCGTGCGGGTCAAATTCGAGGACAAGTGGACTGGACTAGACTTGCTTGACTTTGTACAACATCAACATATCGCGAGTACCCGGTTTGAGGGTATTGGGTTGACGGAAATTGTCGAGAAATGTACGGTCTGGCCTGAGACTGTGGACTGGTTCGACTCTGTGGTACATCAGGACGTTGAGCATGTTGAGAGCTTGGGATTTTTGTCTGCAACGAGCCGGATGGAAACGATATACCCTCATGCGGA
This window harbors:
- the NPS1 gene encoding Non-ribosomal peptide synthetase nps1 (antiSMASH:Cluster_1.6~SMCOG1047:phosphopantetheine-binding domain-containing protein~EggNog:ENOG410QE4Z~COG:I); protein product: MNTPNSQNGRAENGVNGQEGPLVFREPAFALKSNEELAESLLLGWILLLYRGNNSSEDASFSCEYGSRGDDAPKEGVSGLITDVILEEVEQVSLLLERVRNILRRCRISNTDPGKWKIFSAVLSNSAALTEDSRREVPNEPFCIEAQISGEELSINKIQTPALKSPSMVNISVQAFVEILDSILSDTNQTIAQAIRVTNNELDKIWEWNETVPPTIDTCIHDIFIENASRHPERPAVVSWDGELSYREVDEFSTQLAMQLINSNVKIGEPVMLCFEKCMWTVVAVLAVMKSGGTLVLTDPSQPEARLQTIATEVNARLILTSETQAKLGARISSTASIVSVGPGIFQSRTQEVSKSTLPKVPGSSALYIIFTSGSTGKPKGVVISHTNYTSGAIPRAAAVGYNATSRVLDFPSYAFDVSIDCMLCTLANGGCICVPSEDQRVNDLGGAIRDMNVNMAHMTPSVARVLDSDILESLDVLGLGGEAVSARDAAVFGHKTKVIIAYGPSECTVGCTINNDVGTDRTYTTIGKGVGCATWIVDPADHDRLTPVGAVGELLVEGPIVGKGYLNNLANTSTVFIENPPWLVSGNGNVPGRQGRLYKTGDLVKYDPDGSGSIFFVGRADQQVKLRGQRVELGEIEYHLRTKLPPGTMSAVEVITPGGNKESATLVAFIAEQNTESAESIDSQAVSFSPGLLQVLADIQSELGVVLPRYMIPAAYIPLKEIPLLVSCKTDRKQLRAIGAAMSRRDLAKLKITAVEKHEVRTDMERRLHGLWTRVLGDGTEINTNDNFFDAGGDSLKAMKLVAAARQQKLKLTVAEIFGHPTLQDMALMVKQIDTDIHIDIPPFSLLPSTWAGLDPRTDVGNLCSIEASAIEDIYPCTPLQEGLMALSAKISEAYVAQRVVELSDWDTAVKLKAAFDTTIADCPILRTRIVQVPRHGLMQVIIKENITWHSSNSLEQYLQEDRETPMGLGTALSRFALIEDQTTCKVHIVLTIHHALYDGWSMPLVVERVNGAYNGIKMERPTPFRSFIKYLNDMDRAASESYWMEQLQGASSLQFPVLPEPGYQPQAESLLEHYIPLTKRSASSTSIATAIRGAWALLASEYTMTDDVVFGETLTGRNAPIEGIEQIEGPMITTVPIRIHVDKMKSVSDYLKEIHKEGISRIPHEHLGLQHIRRLNSDAREACELRTGLVIHPTTEADDINGHEANPADGFVPAGDIEAASEALKFNSYSLMLVCSLDPRGILVMASFDSKTVDVPQMNRVLRQLGHIVQQFCEQPNSKVADALSSAEEDVLESLRLSRLGPSSLDEKINTMPGHELSGAVATWIVNPAIPDHVLPVGAVGELLVEGPFESSLPAVDTPLWLIGKDTNNGSSKRQIYKTNKLAKYRSDGTIIFLSRVNSQKPVDKAKRTPVARRHSGGMTAKEQKLVHLWGRVLGMDESEIDIKDSFFELGGDSIGAMKLVSEARMEGFKLTVAEVFKHKYLNELAEVLVEFQPPKAPTVNANTEFSLLDTRDVKAFVSEEIRPSLANQSWKILDVLPARPLQTIAVKGTVQLPRYSARYELFYFNNHVDEARLFESCQELVTRNEILRTVFTKVDGRYYGIVLEQVGVPIEVHEIERDIETYAHNLCHLDVETTMPLGSSFVKFLFVRCTDGRGCLILRISHAQYDEICLPVLLRQLSALYERKVVPKALPFSSYVQHVVKENIPQSIQYWRELLKGSALTVLRPETPLESKIPAAVYKTFDISARPKDITVATIPTAAWALCLAKRLSLRDVTFGEVVSGRNIDFPNSDIVMGPCWQYIPVRVKFEDKWTGLDLLDFVQHQHIASTRFEGIGLTEIVEKCTVWPETVDWFDSVVHQDVEHVESLGFLSATSRMETIYPHAEPLREWKVQAFLKDNKLSIEIVTFESWLECARSLLDDIEKVMGQLLEEPLSRLFNN